Part of the Leptolyngbya sp. BL0902 genome, CGTAATCATAACGTCTCCGGTTTGTTAAGCGGTTTTATTGACCTCTAAATCCTAACAAACCGTATCTTGTGTTACCAAAACCATCGTTTATGTTATCCATGAGAAGGTTTGATGGAACGATGGCGAGGCCCCATTTCCCCTGAGCACCTTGGACGAGCCGCTAAGCCGACAGGGAAGCCAGGGGGCGTTTTTCTTCCTGGATGGGCGCACTCAGGGCTTCCTCTAGGGGGGCGCGGCCTAGGCGTTCTTCCAGGATGTCCATTACCTCGCGGCCAAAGTCGTCGGGGTTGCGCTGCCACGCTTCTAGGCAGACTTCCCCAAAGAAGGAACCCAGCGGTTCGGGGTTCCACAGCAGCTTTTTCGACACCCAGGGCAGATGGATATCGAGGGGGTTGTAGTCACGCTTGAGGATGTTTTTCTCGAAGGCGTATTCTTCGAGGTGGGTGTGGGGTTGCAGGCCGATGAAGAAGATGGCGGGTTCTACCTTGTCGCGGCCAAAGACTTCTTCGAGGGCGCGGTGGTAGGCCAGGGTTTGGCGGATGGTTTCGGGCCGTTCGTCAATCACATTAAAGGAGTAGTTGACGGACACTAGGTCGTTGAAGCCAGCGGCCTTCAGGTCTTTGCAGTTTTGCAGCACCGTCCGCAGGTTGTAGCCCATTCGCATTTTGCGCACCAGTTCTTGGGAACCGCTGGTAATGCCGATTTCAAAGTAGTTCATGCCCGTGGCGACCATCAGGTCGGCCAGCTTGGGCGTGATGTTGTCGGCGCGGATGTACGCGGCCCAGTGGATGTCCTTCATTCCAGCATCGAGGATTTTTTGCAGCAGTTCTTCGGCATCCTGCATGAAGCGGCGGGCCGGGATGAACTGGGCATCGGTGAACCAGAAGTTCCGCACGCCCCGGTCGTAGAGTTGGCGCATTTCGGCGACGACTTCATCGGCGGGGTTAATGCGAACCTGCTTGCCTTCCACCACGGTGTAGACGCAGTAGCAGCAGTTGTGGGGACAGCCGCGCTTGGTTTGCACGCCGATGTAGAAGTCTTGATCTTGCAGGTAATAGTCAAATTCGGGCCAAATTTGCTCAATATAGCCGTAGTTGCAGGCGCTTTTCTCGATGGGTTCCGGTTCTTCGTGGATCAGGCGCTGGCGGGGGGTGGTTTCTCCGGCAATGTAGCAGCGCTGATCGGAGAAATCTTGCCCCCGCAGTAGCCGCTCTAGCAAGGTTTCCCCTTCGCCCACGGAGATAATGGTGCCCTTGGGCAGGCGCTTATTCAGTTGTTCGTAGAACACGCTGACGGCCCCGCCGCCCACCACCACGGTGACGTTATCGTGATGGCGTTTGGCCCGTTTTAGCCCCCGCTTAATCAATCCCTGGTTGCGCCACAGTTCCGCCAGGTAGGTCGTCGCCATCCGCAGACCACCCATCGCCCCCCG contains:
- a CDS encoding photosystem II high light acclimation radical SAM protein — encoded protein: MMTPQSADLPRVLYVRLPCNPIFPIGVVYLADHLHKQFPQLEQRIFDLGAVPPLDYGAALDRCIDEFRPTLLVFSWRDIQIFAPVGGRGGNPLQNAFEFFYARNPFLKARGAMGGLRMATTYLAELWRNQGLIKRGLKRAKRHHDNVTVVVGGGAVSVFYEQLNKRLPKGTIISVGEGETLLERLLRGQDFSDQRCYIAGETTPRQRLIHEEPEPIEKSACNYGYIEQIWPEFDYYLQDQDFYIGVQTKRGCPHNCCYCVYTVVEGKQVRINPADEVVAEMRQLYDRGVRNFWFTDAQFIPARRFMQDAEELLQKILDAGMKDIHWAAYIRADNITPKLADLMVATGMNYFEIGITSGSQELVRKMRMGYNLRTVLQNCKDLKAAGFNDLVSVNYSFNVIDERPETIRQTLAYHRALEEVFGRDKVEPAIFFIGLQPHTHLEEYAFEKNILKRDYNPLDIHLPWVSKKLLWNPEPLGSFFGEVCLEAWQRNPDDFGREVMDILEERLGRAPLEEALSAPIQEEKRPLASLSA